From the genome of Diabrotica virgifera virgifera chromosome 8, PGI_DIABVI_V3a:
acttgttaatgctctttaattatacctcttgtaatcttgtttgtaatcgtgaaattatttaaatatttttttagggtAACAAGTTAATTTGTTTGATGATTTGCTTCGCCTGTATTTCACTGTATCTGATGGAATCTGTCGAGGCGAAAAATTATGACCCCAATCCTCCTCAACGTTCGCCTTCACCTCAAGAACGAGGTCGTTCACGTACCGTTCCAGCCCATCTGCAAAATCAAGGACAGAATGGTCACCAAAATGGGAACGGACAACAGAACGGAAATGGCCACACTAATGGTAATGGACAACAAAATGGTAATGGACATCATAATGGACGCCGTTAACAAATCAGTACTGAAAGGTCGTTTCTGAATTGGTTAATATTGTATATGACAAGGgcataataaaaatattctaaattctAGAAACTGCACAAATGTGTTCTTTTTTCTAAAACTACCTCCCTTTTTTCAGTTTTCCATCTAAATAAAATACAGGACTATTCAGAAATGGCGTATTTCTGAATTATTTATAAACAGGCATatgatagatattaataataatctatCGCCTTTTAAAACCACAAGCGAAAAATTTAAACAACGGATGAGCATCCTTTAATTTCACGAAAAAACAGAAGAAGTAGATAAACAATAGTAGGCAGAGAATAGTTTAAGAAGGAATGTCAAATAAAGCAGAGAAAaatctctctcttgtcgtttccccattactgaggatcgtgatttcttccaatattcctaacaatgtttttccattggtctctatat
Proteins encoded in this window:
- the LOC126889688 gene encoding uncharacterized protein LOC126889688, whose protein sequence is MMGNKLICLMICFACISLYLMESVEAKNYDPNPPQRSPSPQERGRSRTVPAHLQNQGQNGHQNGNGQQNGNGHTNGNGQQNGNGHHNGRR